Proteins encoded within one genomic window of Spiroplasma endosymbiont of Agriotes lineatus:
- a CDS encoding dihydrofolate reductase: protein MVILVWAMDKNGVIGKDNKLPWCLNQELQYFKEITIEKTILMGRKTFDSLKVKPLSQRKTIVVSWNPNYEFNHPDVIVSNDLEGILKQYEYSCDDLYVCGGALIYQIAIPYSNKLFVSLVNDSYGGDTYFPEIDFHQFKEISKKQYDKFVGLIYERKVTNE, encoded by the coding sequence ATGGTAATTTTAGTATGAGCAATGGATAAGAACGGTGTTATTGGTAAAGATAATAAATTGCCGTGGTGTTTAAATCAAGAATTACAATATTTTAAAGAAATTACCATCGAAAAAACAATTTTAATGGGAAGAAAAACTTTTGATAGTTTAAAAGTTAAACCTTTATCACAAAGAAAAACTATTGTTGTTAGTTGAAATCCTAATTATGAATTTAATCATCCTGATGTAATTGTGAGTAATGATTTAGAAGGTATTTTAAAACAATATGAGTATAGTTGTGATGACTTATATGTTTGTGGAGGTGCTTTGATTTATCAAATAGCAATTCCCTATTCCAACAAATTATTTGTTTCACTTGTTAATGATTCATATGGGGGCGATACTTATTTTCCAGAAATTGATTTCCATCAATTTAAAGAAATTAGTAAGAAACAATATGATAAATTTGTTGGATTAATTTATGAAAGGAAAGTTACTAATGAATAA